In one Lolium rigidum isolate FL_2022 chromosome 3, APGP_CSIRO_Lrig_0.1, whole genome shotgun sequence genomic region, the following are encoded:
- the LOC124695256 gene encoding mitogen-activated protein kinase kinase kinase 17-like, whose translation MAPVGVVPLFGGVIELLLEFAPGGSLADEVARTGGLDDRAIRAYAADIAAGLAYLHEESVVHGHVKARNVVIGADGRAKLADFGCARSSADSEKIIGGTPAFMAPEVARGEEQGPAADVWALGCMVVEMATGRAPWSGMDSLLAAMHRIAYTDAVPDVPQWLSAEAKDFLAGCLTRKASDRCTAAQLLQHPFLASAAVLDRKIEDVKNKWVSPKSRKNADSYGTF comes from the exons ATGGCACCCGTGGGCGTCGTCCCCCTCTTCGGAGGCGTCATTGAG ctcctcctcgagttcgccccCGGCGGCTCGCTCGCCGACGAGGTGGCGAGGACCGGAGGGCTCGACGACCGCGCGATCAGAGCGTACGCAGCGGACATCGCAGCCGGGCTGGCCTACCTCCACGAGGAGTCCGTCGTGCACGGGCACGTCAAGGCGAGGAACGTCGTGATCGGCGCCGACGGCCGTGCCAAGCTGGCTGACTTCGGGTGCGCCAGAAGCTCCGCTGACAGCGAGAAGATCATTGGCGGCACGCCTGCATTCATGGCGCCGGAGGTGGCGCGCGGGGAGGAGCAGGGCCCGGCGGCCGACGTGTGGGCTCTTGGATGCATGGTCGTCGAGATGGCCACCGGCCGCGCGCCCTGGAGCGGAATGGA TTCTCTTCTCGCGGCGATGCATCGGATCGCGTACACCGACGCGGTACCAGACGTGCCCCAGTGGCTGTCCGCGGAGGCGAAGGATTTCTTGGCCGGGTGCCTGACCAGGAAAGCCAGTGATCGGTGCACGGCGGCGCAGCTGCTGCAGCACCCGTTCTTGGCATCCGCTGCTGTGCTCGACAGGAAGATTGAAGATGTCAAGAACAAGTGGGTGTCGCCCAAGAGCAGAAAGAACGCGGATTCCTACGGGACCTTC
- the LOC124697875 gene encoding transcription factor MYB2-like, protein METIWMEQPCGRAASAVELRRGPWTVEEDALLAGYVGAHGEGRWNELAVAAGLRRTGKSCRLRWLNYLRPDVRRGDFTPREQLLILELHFRWGNRWSKIAGEMPGRTDNEIKNYWRTRVQKHAKQLNCDVDSKQFHDVMRHVWMPRLLERIQATSTPTPSLEHGEPLPMYRQQSVASNSPLAACSGTGMCHSSSSWAGSSASLEVQFPSNQLVMNAGGAAGCWPGSEQCGSGSEDIFDQSWLELLARACDDGAESVLFPDLELGDTTSGVCEYSIER, encoded by the coding sequence ATGGAGACGATTTGGATGGAGCAGCCCTGTGGCAGGGCGGCATCGGCGGTGGAGCTCCGGAGAGGGCCGTGGACGGTGGAGGAGGACGCGCTCCTTGCCGGCTACGTCGGCGCGCACGGCGAGGGCCGGTGGAACGAGCTGGCCGTCGCGGCGGGGCTGAGGCGCACGGGCAAGAGCTGCCGGCTCCGGTGGCTCAACTACCTCCGCCCCGACGTCCGGCGCGGCGACTTCACGCCGCGGGAGCAGCTGCTCATCCTGGAGCTCCATTTCCGGTGGGGCAACCGCTGGTCCAAGATCGCGGGGGAGATGCCGGGGAGGACGGACAACGAGATCAAGAACTACTGGCGAACCAGGGTGCAGAAGCACGCCAAGCAGCTCAACTGCGACGTCGACAGCAAGCAGTTCCACGACGTCATGAGGCACGTCTGGATGCCGCGCCTCCTCGAGAggatccaggcaacctccacgccCACGCCCAGCCTGGAACACGGGGAGCCCTTGCCCATGTACCGGCAGCAGAGTGTTGCTTCGAACAGTCCGTTGGCAGCATGCAGCGGCACCGGCATGTGCCATTCTTCGTCGAGCTGGGCGGGTTCATCGGCGTCTCTAGAGGTGCAGTTCCCGTCCAACCAGCTTGTGAtgaacgccggcggcgcggcgggtTGTTGGCCAGGAAGCGAGCAGTGTGGCAGCGGGAGCGAGGACATATTCGACCAGAGCTGGCTGGAGCTCCTCGCTCGTGCCTGCGACGACGGCGCGGAGTCTGTGCTGTTTCCAGACCTTGAATTGGGAGACACTACAAGTGGAGTGTGCGAATATTCGATCGAGCGATAA